The Methanofastidiosum sp. nucleotide sequence TAACCCACCAAAATGGGTCACCTCGTTTGTTTTTTCAAACCCCATTTCCAGCAGCATTTTCAATTTTTCAGAACCAAGGGATGACCAAATAGTAAATATAAATACGTTTCTATTAAAATAGTATCTGATAACTTCCAACAGCAGTTGTTCTGCATAACTATTGGTTCTGGCAATCATATCAACAAACTGACATTCAACTCCATTTTCCGTAGCATACATACTAGTTACGCAATATGCTACCAATTCTTGGTTATGATAGCAGTTAAAAATATAATATTTATTAATAGGATGATATAAATATCGCCACTTTAAGTACTGCAAATTGCGTTCAACCATAATTTTGTTGTCATAAAACCTGCTAATTAGTGTATTATGTTCTAATGTAAAAGTATCGCATATGGAAACCACGCAACTGCCTTTTGGTTTGCTATGCGGTATTATACACCGAAGTTTTATAATATCATTAATAGCTGTCCAATTCAGCTTGCTTGTAAAGCCTTTAAAAGAACTATTATTTGGAAATCCAAACACACACTTGTAGCCCTCTTCCCATAATTTTTCATATAGTTTAGAAGCTAAATAAGTGAAAATATTTCTTCTTTGCCAATTTGGATGAACCATTGTGGTCAGTGACAAAGCAGCAGGTAATGTTTCACTTTTGAATGCAATATTTACCGGAGACACCGCATAATGCCCGACTAAAATGTCATTTTCC carries:
- a CDS encoding GNAT family N-acetyltransferase, whose amino-acid sequence is MEVSFYKHGDKRHILSLFQSSFKRPMSQNYWRWRFQQLERADQLILLAWENDILVGHYAVSPVNIAFKSETLPAALSLTTMVHPNWQRRNIFTYLASKLYEKLWEEGYKCVFGFPNNSSFKGFTSKLNWTAINDIIKLRCIIPHSKPKGSCVVSICDTFTLEHNTLISRFYDNKIMVERNLQYLKWRYLYHPINKYYIFNCYHNQELVAYCVTSMYATENGVECQFVDMIARTNSYAEQLLLEVIRYYFNRNVFIFTIWSSLGSEKLKMLLEMGFEKTNEVTHFGGLFKGQISDMNIFYEKDSWYLTMGDSDVY